The Culex quinquefasciatus strain JHB chromosome 2, VPISU_Cqui_1.0_pri_paternal, whole genome shotgun sequence genome contains the following window.
CGCTTCACCGTGTGGCTATTAACCACCGGCTGCGGAGGCAGCATCAAGTTCCCACTCGAAGGAACGGACATCTGGTTCAGCGCAAGCATGGCCGAACTCGGCGGTTGACACTTCAACTCCAGCATCGTCAGGATGTCGTACGGCGAGTTGCACATCTGCAGCAACGTGCGCACCTCCTTCGATATCATGCGGAGCTTTTCAAAGTTAATAAGACTCTCAATTTTCGAATCATTTCCCAAATGGATAAACGTGAGATCTTTTTTGACCACCGGATAAAACGGAATCACCGGATGCTGCGCGTTCAGCTCGGTTTGTATCAACTGCCGATACTTGGACATGTTCCGCGACGGATCCATCAGCTCTTGCAGATCGTTAAACAACTTTTGGTACTTGGATGGAAGCTTCTCCCACGTCTGTCGCAACCGGGAAACGGCCGCATGGCCCAACCCGCTCACAATCGCAAACAAACTGTTGAAGTTTTTGCACTCCTTGCAGTGCCGCGCAATCTTGATAAACTGCTTGATAATTTTACACCTTCGCATCATGTTATGCTCGCTGCACACTTCCGTCACCACCCAAAACATTTCCCGGTTGACTAGCTCGGCAAACTTGACCAGCATCGGTTTGCCGTAGCGACTCTTCAGATTGAACAAATCGTCGATATATTCGGTGGACTCGATCTGCCGAAAGATGGAAAAGTCCTGCAGCGTCAGCTGAATCGCCAACTCATTCGCGTTCAGCTGCAAAAAGTGAACCGCACTGTCCCGGATCAACTCCGGCGCGATATCGTCCGGCACCAACGTCTCGGTGATTCCGTTCGTCTTCAAATAATACCGCGACGCTAGCCCGATTCGTTCGGCCAAGTTCTGTAGCTGATCCGGCAGCCGGCGTTGCTTGATCATTCCACCCTCGCCGACGCTCACCTCGCACAGGGAAAAGTTCGAGCTTGGATCGTGAATGCCGAATTCTTGCAGTGCCAGCATGACCACCTCATGCGCCGTGGTCTCCTTGTGCACCAGCAGGTACTTGCACGTTTGGTCCGACTTGTACACCTTGAGGATGTGCTCCGGATAGTCGCTGGCGCGCAACTCCTCGTAGTAGAGCGTGCCACCACCCTTGGGAATGATTGCCTCCGTCGAGAGCGTTTTGGCGGGAGTTTGCGGATGATGCTCGCGCAGATCCGGATTGCTTTGATACGTCGATGTTGGTGGCGTCTCGTCCGAGTCGGCCGTCGTGATGGAGGACGTCGAGATCGAGGACGCTTGCGAGGAAAAGTTGACGCTGATCCCGGAAGACCGGTCGCTGCTGTCGTAATTGCTACTGCTATTATTGTTACTGCTGCTATTGTTGTTGACACTGTCATCCTGGAAGACGATGTTCTTCGGAAGCAGATTCATCTTGATCAGTGCCTTCTGGAGCCGCTTCTTACCACCGAGCGTCATAAAACTGCCCTTGTTGTTGTTCATATGCGAAGAGGAGGGCGTCGAAGCGCCCGAATCTTTCCGCCCATACTCGTCTCCCCGGATCGGCAGTGGCATCAGGAACTGTGGCGTCGGCAGCAAACCTCCAGCTTTGTCCACCAAATCGAGCGATTTCTGTGACTGCAGCAAATCCGCACGCAACCCCTTTTTCAGATCTATCTTCAACTTGCTCGAATCACCATCGGCGTTCGAAAGCATTCCCTTGAACGCCCACAAGTTACTCTTCACCGTAATGCTCAAATGGGTCGTTCCCATCAACAGTTCCAGCGCTCTCGCACACGTTATGTGCTCAAAGTTCTGTCCATTCACCTCCAATATCTGGTCCCCACGTTTCAACCCTACATCGTAAGCCTTAGTCTTAGGTTCAACTCGCGTCACAAAGATCCCGCCAACGCCACCggaaatttgaaagtttaaatCCTCATCCCGCGAACTCCTCGCCAGCGTTACGTTTCGCTCCCTCGCGTTATGCTGCGCGTACACATGCAACAACCGCAACTGCTCCAGCATGTTCTTCTTCTCCAGTGCAGAttcgaaaaattctaaaaactccATCATCTGAGGATCCGTGTCAAAGTCGGTAAAATGATTGTTAACCCACAGCAAAACAACGCGCGTCACGCGATCACAAATATCGTTGGCCGACGCCAGGTGCAACGCGTCCAACAGCTCACTTCCATCCTCCGTTCCGTCCACATTGAACCACTTCAGCAGCTGCTTCGAAACATCGATCGGATCCGTAATGAACGTTCGAAACGTAAGCAGGAAATCTTCCACGTAGTTCGGATCCGTCTGGGTCGTGTCCTCTATCAACTGCTGCGTCAACCTGTCGATCGTACCCCGAATCACGACGTACCCCTTCCTCGAGCCATTCTCCCCCGTACTGTTCCTCAGTTCCGTCACCATAATCACCTGGCCGTCCTTCTCAATCTTCCTGATATTGTCCTCCCCTTGGTGCTGTATCCGATAGTAATCCGTCTGGGTGATGCACACAAACTGACAATCGTCGCACTTGGTCCTCATGATCCCGCGATGGTACAACTTATCCATCGTCGGCATTATCCCGAAACTATCCCCGATGTGCAGATACTCAATCTCCCCATTCGCGTGTTCAATCTCCACGTGCCCATTGATCAGCACGCTCCACGAGTCCAACTCCTCCCCATCGTTCATGACGATCGTGCCGGCCTTCTCGACCACGGCAAACACCATCACCGAGCACAGATCCCTCCGCACCGCGAACGTCATGTTGGTGAACGCCTTCAACTTTTGCGTAAACTCCAGCAATATTTCAATATCATCCATCGTACGGTCGGTCGGATCCTTCTCCAAGCACTCGCGCACCGTATCGCGAACACTCATGCTCTAAAAACAGTTAACCAAATTAACAACACCCTTAAAAACAGCCAAAGCGAAAACTAAAACTTACGTCGATGCTCTCGGCAATGTCCTCCTCGTCGGAGTCGACCACCGATTCGACCAGCCCGGACAGGTCCACCTCGTCCGAGTCGAGCGACGAGCTCGTGACGGACG
Protein-coding sequences here:
- the LOC6037539 gene encoding LOW QUALITY PROTEIN: rap guanine nucleotide exchange factor 2 (The sequence of the model RefSeq protein was modified relative to this genomic sequence to represent the inferred CDS: inserted 1 base in 1 codon) encodes the protein MTDRKLPISLSDHSEFGINHGSAAVTAIGGGTSCLLGAGIGLPAAATPTTVLPPLPPQGPGAGIGGLGVAATAVTGVVGGGNVVGGNKHAIARLKHTNSLTAGIPPELYDKGNRLSHSSDTSQTDTMTSVTSSSLDSDEVDLSGLVESVVDSDEEDIAESIDSMSVRDTVRECLEKDPTDRTMDDIEILLEFTQKLKAFTNMTFAVRRDLCSVMVFAVVEKAGTIVMNDGEELDSWSVLINGHVEIEHANGEIEYLHIGDSFGIMPTMDKLYHRGIMRTKCDDCQFVCITQTDYYRIQHQGEDNIRKIEKDGQVIMVTELRNSTGENGSRKGYVVIRGTIDRLTQQLIEDTTQTDPNYVEDFLLTFRTFITDPIDVSKQLLKWFNVDGTEDGSELLDALHLASANDICDRVTRVVLLWVNNHFTDFDTDPQMMEFLEFFESALEKKNMLEQLRLLHVYAQHNARERNVTLARSSRDEDLNFQISGGVGGIFVTRVEPKTKAYDVGLKRGDQILEVNGQNFEHITCARALELLMGTTHLSITVKSNLWAFKGMLSNADGDSSKLKIDLKKGLRADLLQSQKSLDLVDKAGGLLPTPQFLMPLPIRGDEYGRKDSGASTPSSSHMNNNKGSFMTLGGKKRLQKALIKMNLLPKNIVFQDDSVNNNSSSNNNSSSNYDSSDRSSGISVNFSSQASSISTSSITTADSDETPPTSTYQSNPDLREHHPQTPAKTLSTEAIIPKGGGTLYYEELRASDYPEHILKVYKSDQTCKYLLVHKETTAHEVVMLALQEFGIHDPSSNFSLCEVSVGEGGMIKQRRLPDQLQNLAERIGLASRYYLKTNGITETLVPDDIAPELIRDSAVHFLQLNANELAIQLTLQDFSIFRQIESTEYIDDLFNLKSRYGKPMLVKFAELVNREMFWVVTEVCSEHNMMRRCKIIKQFIKIARHCKECKNFNSLFAIVSGLGHAAVSRLRQTWEKLPSKYQKLFNDLQELMDPSRNMSKYRQLIQTELNAQHPVIPFYPVVKKDLTFIHLGNDSKIESLINFEKLRMISKEVRTLLQMCNSPYDILTMLELKCQPPSSAMLALNQMSVPSSGNLMLPPQPVVNSHTVKRRKKSTAAPNPKKMFEEAQMVRRVKAYLNNMKVTTDEDELHRLSLECEQQGGSTPNNVQVRKRYPSPTLSTTSSTSSTSEGKKGALGIGMSSLSIGSSGSGNSGAPKFGAASPQAVXKLLSLSEQTKTRPHQPRHPSVGSVLPPPLNNIHHHSQIVHHNNLSHYHHAHHTPYHHHAGISISPSAHAAAAATAGGGGGGQCCGSGAGPPQSHQPYPNTHPSYAVSSSGIHLSNMLPNPPNYNATMSMYPNGRPSVVMSSRILESSVDSPSQLPPPMELPPESSSFRSPPNYAQAAHRRITGNSTSVLSSFPTPHQNFGSSSRIIAAVGISPITPGYVPPGVNAISPMYQQQPAANSGAPSPNASNLPPAIPARMHEQQHVDVIQQQPPPQQPPPPLPPSLDLSAESSSVTVLSNAAPELLVETSVDDVDDEEDDGCESVERDVTETLSTDV